Proteins co-encoded in one Neodiprion lecontei isolate iyNeoLeco1 chromosome 3, iyNeoLeco1.1, whole genome shotgun sequence genomic window:
- the LOC107226559 gene encoding nicotinamidase isoform X2: MQYVCWNRWIKVCTRPRSAFLIVDVQNDFISGSLNITKCAAQQDGSEVIEPINHLLKTVPFDAVFYSLDWHPVDHVSFVDNLHLRDVDASSSVSKEDAKVYDTVTLAGPPPQKQRLWPRHCVQDSWGAELHKDLVVVSNAVKIYKGTNPEVDSYSVFWDNRKLTETTLFSQLQNKGATDIYICGLAYDVCVGATAVDALASGFRTILIDDCSRGVDLVDIEKTKSTVIGNNGVIVNSSQVRAMVEGRDRRPELGYKLALEIKHSIRSVRKSSQ, from the exons GTTTGTTGGAATCGCTGGATCAAAGTGTGCACAAGACCTCGAAGCGCATTTTTAATTGTTGATGTTCAGAATGATTTCATATCTGGGTCTCTTAACATCACGAAATGTGCGGCTCAGCAGGACGGTTCCGAAGTGATCGAACCGATCAATCACCTTTTGAAAACGGTACCTTTCGACGCAGTATTTTATTCTCTTGATTGGCATCCCGTGGATCACGTATCTTTCGTCGACAATCTTCATCTACG AGATGTGGACGCATCCAGCAGCGTGTCAAAGGAGGATGCAAAGGTTTATGACACGGTCACGCTAGCTGGTCCACCTCCCCAGAAGCAGAGACTGTGGCCCCGTCATTGCGTCCAAGATTCCTGGGGCGCGGAGCTCCACAAGGACCTAGTGGTCGTGAGTAACGCCGTTAAAATATACAAAGGTACAAATCCTGAAGTGGACTCGTACTCCGTGTTTTGGGACAACAGAAAGCTGACGGAGACGACACTCTTCTCTCAACTGCAAAACAAAGGCGCTACCGACATTTACATATGCGGATTAGCGTACGATGTGTGCGTTGGAGCAACAGCCGTTGATGCTCTGGCAAGCGGTTTCCGTACTATTTTGATTGACGATTGTAGCCGTGGTgtggatcttgttgatattgaaaaaacaaaatcaacgGTGATCGGTAACAACGGTGTGATTGTCAATTCAAGTCAAGTCAGAGCTATGGTCGAGGGAAGAGACCGCAGACCTGAGCTAGGGTACAAACTAGCTCTTGAAATTAAGCACAGTATACGCTCAGTCAGAAAGAGTAGTCAATGA